In the genome of Kitasatospora cathayae, one region contains:
- a CDS encoding MurR/RpiR family transcriptional regulator: METVVSRLEAAYPGLPRGERAVARVILDDYPFAALESLRTLADRAQVSPPTASRLVDRLGYDSFTDFQTAVRADAQDQSRLRAFAAQTSDPGSAARELQDGLAGALAAVNTPLLDSAADALAAARSVWALGGPLSELAADYLVRQLGALRPEVRLVPGPAHERARSLLDITPHDLVVAYDFRRYSAPTSAYVRTARERGARLLLITDAWRSPLADHAQVLIPLPHEAAGPIAPLTHQVAVTELLLVATASRLDSAARLTELDTLAAALRRDGT, from the coding sequence ATGGAAACCGTGGTATCCCGACTCGAAGCCGCCTATCCCGGGCTTCCGCGGGGCGAGCGCGCGGTCGCCCGGGTCATCCTGGACGACTATCCGTTCGCCGCGCTGGAATCCCTGCGCACGCTCGCCGACCGTGCCCAGGTGAGCCCACCGACCGCCTCCCGCCTGGTCGACCGGCTCGGCTACGACTCCTTCACCGACTTCCAGACCGCCGTCCGAGCCGACGCCCAGGATCAGTCCAGGCTGCGCGCGTTCGCCGCCCAGACTTCCGACCCCGGCAGCGCCGCACGCGAACTGCAGGACGGCCTGGCCGGCGCGCTGGCGGCCGTGAACACCCCCCTGCTCGACTCGGCGGCCGACGCCCTCGCAGCAGCCCGCTCGGTCTGGGCGCTGGGCGGGCCGCTCAGCGAACTGGCCGCCGACTACCTGGTCCGCCAGCTGGGCGCCCTGCGCCCGGAGGTGCGACTCGTTCCCGGGCCCGCGCACGAACGAGCCCGATCGCTCCTCGACATCACCCCCCACGACCTCGTCGTCGCCTACGACTTCAGGCGCTACTCGGCCCCCACCTCCGCCTACGTCCGCACGGCCCGCGAACGCGGCGCCCGTCTGCTGCTGATCACCGACGCCTGGAGATCACCCCTGGCCGACCACGCCCAGGTCCTCATCCCCCTGCCCCACGAAGCCGCAGGACCGATCGCACCTCTCACCCACCAGGTCGCCGTGACCGAACTCCTCCTCGTCGCAACCGCATCCCGCCTCGACAGTGCGGCACGGCTCACCGAACTCGACACCCTCGCAGCCGCACTGCGACGCGACGGGACGTAG
- a CDS encoding SMI1/KNR4 family protein: protein MARSEDLQQSLWDTGSGYGVQPPVTDQMILEAERRLNVTLPGSLLDLLRQQNGGRVTSSRNAFPTSRPTSWSADHVPFDHVLGIGHRERTISLLDSPYLVEEWNLPGRVVLVSGDGPCWIALDYRACGRAGEPSVSWLDADDNSELALAPDFRSFVEGLTSAGGFESARHDDSFG from the coding sequence ATGGCACGCTCTGAGGATCTCCAACAGTCCCTCTGGGACACCGGAAGCGGCTACGGAGTGCAGCCGCCCGTGACTGACCAGATGATTCTGGAGGCCGAGCGGCGGCTGAACGTCACGCTCCCCGGCTCCCTGCTCGACCTGCTGCGACAGCAGAACGGGGGCCGGGTCACCAGCAGCCGGAACGCCTTCCCCACGAGCAGGCCGACCTCATGGAGTGCCGACCACGTCCCCTTCGACCACGTGCTGGGCATCGGCCACCGCGAGCGCACGATCTCGCTGCTCGACAGCCCGTACCTGGTCGAGGAGTGGAACCTCCCCGGCCGTGTGGTGCTGGTGTCGGGCGACGGACCTTGCTGGATCGCACTCGACTACCGGGCCTGTGGCCGCGCCGGAGAACCATCCGTCAGCTGGCTCGACGCGGACGACAACTCGGAGTTGGCCCTCGCTCCGGACTTCCGGTCCTTCGTCGAGGGCCTGACGTCCGCAGGCGGGTTCGAGAGCGCGAGGCACGACGATTCATTCGGCTGA
- a CDS encoding class I SAM-dependent methyltransferase, translated as MDQDERHLHASSFGAVAAAYAEHRPDYAQAAVRWALEAAPGARVLDLGAGTGKLTGALAALRAEVVAVEPDPAMLAELRRSLPAVRALSGSAEEIPLPDGSVDAVVAGNAMHWFDMAVAGPEIARVLAPGGLLAGLWNVMDDQVEWVAQLAHVSGAAAVGPRDTPASWRAETAAAHLPRSGGVARFGSPEQVLFPHGQRRTADSLVATLGTRAGMLVMPEEEREAALGRIRAFLASRPETADGEFTLPMLTGVLRTRRL; from the coding sequence ATGGATCAGGACGAGCGGCACCTCCACGCATCATCCTTCGGCGCGGTCGCGGCCGCCTACGCCGAGCACCGGCCGGACTACGCACAGGCCGCGGTGCGGTGGGCGCTGGAAGCCGCGCCCGGTGCGCGGGTGCTCGATCTCGGGGCCGGGACCGGCAAGTTGACCGGCGCGCTGGCCGCGCTTCGAGCCGAGGTGGTCGCGGTCGAGCCCGATCCGGCGATGCTGGCCGAGTTGCGGCGCTCGCTGCCCGCGGTCCGGGCGCTGTCGGGCAGCGCGGAGGAGATTCCGCTGCCGGACGGCTCCGTCGATGCCGTGGTGGCCGGCAACGCGATGCACTGGTTCGACATGGCGGTCGCGGGGCCCGAGATCGCCCGGGTGCTCGCGCCCGGCGGGCTCCTGGCCGGGCTGTGGAACGTCATGGACGACCAGGTCGAATGGGTGGCGCAGCTCGCGCACGTCAGCGGGGCGGCGGCCGTCGGACCGCGGGACACGCCTGCCAGTTGGCGTGCCGAGACGGCTGCCGCGCACCTTCCGAGGAGCGGTGGGGTGGCCCGGTTCGGTTCGCCGGAGCAGGTCCTGTTCCCGCACGGGCAGCGCCGCACCGCCGATTCGCTGGTCGCGACGCTCGGGACGCGCGCGGGGATGCTGGTCATGCCGGAGGAGGAACGGGAGGCCGCGCTGGGCCGGATCCGGGCGTTCCTCGCGAGCCGGCCGGAGACCGCCGACGGCGAGTTCACCCTCCCCATGCTGACCGGCGTGCTGCGCACCCGGCGGTTGTGA
- a CDS encoding class I SAM-dependent methyltransferase gives MTPTPDTMSPVSRTALSVARVRAYESGRPDPLFVDPYAAEFVAAAGPPTEAPEGTRLSGLAAMLVMSIMLRTRFYDDRLTAAGAEQVVLLAAGLDTRAYRLDWPVGTRVWELDLPPVLAFKEQVLDSAGAAPKCEREALAGDLLDPGWPRRLVEAGFDPQRPTAWLAEGLVVYFDAEQAAGLLTAIGSLSAPGSRLLMERGRDVSRTPHDPTLAHVTELWQGGLGPDTDKWLDAHGWSTRTTSLAEAGDTYGRPLSDGLGRTSGFIEAVRTAAG, from the coding sequence ATGACGCCGACGCCTGACACGATGAGCCCGGTCTCGCGCACCGCCCTGTCCGTCGCACGGGTGCGGGCCTACGAGAGCGGCCGGCCGGACCCGCTGTTCGTCGACCCGTACGCGGCGGAGTTCGTCGCGGCGGCCGGGCCGCCCACGGAAGCCCCCGAGGGTACGCGCCTCAGCGGACTCGCCGCGATGCTGGTCATGTCCATCATGCTGCGCACCCGCTTCTACGACGACCGGCTGACGGCCGCCGGGGCGGAACAGGTCGTCCTGCTGGCGGCCGGGCTGGACACCCGGGCCTACCGGCTGGACTGGCCCGTCGGGACGCGGGTGTGGGAACTGGACCTGCCGCCGGTGCTGGCCTTCAAGGAGCAGGTGCTCGACTCCGCCGGCGCGGCGCCGAAGTGCGAGCGCGAGGCGCTGGCGGGCGACCTGCTGGACCCCGGCTGGCCGCGCCGCCTGGTCGAGGCGGGCTTCGACCCGCAGCGGCCCACCGCCTGGCTGGCCGAGGGCCTGGTCGTGTACTTCGACGCCGAGCAGGCGGCCGGGCTGCTCACGGCCATCGGCTCGCTGTCCGCCCCGGGCAGCCGCCTGCTGATGGAGCGGGGCCGGGACGTCTCCCGGACTCCGCACGACCCGACCCTGGCCCACGTCACCGAGCTCTGGCAGGGCGGGCTCGGGCCCGACACCGACAAGTGGCTGGACGCCCATGGCTGGTCGACCCGGACGACCTCCCTCGCGGAGGCCGGGGACACCTACGGCCGCCCGCTATCGGACGGCCTCGGCCGGACCAGCGGCTTCATCGAGGCGGTGCGGACGGCCGCCGGGTAG
- a CDS encoding M64 family metallopeptidase, whose amino-acid sequence MHTRTSRTARTASALLTAALAATLLGAAPAWSAPAPAGRSAPAADGPRHPVEAFAEDGGISRATAPTASPYLAAPAAGLAAPSGDGEVTALIRNGDPATKLDVVVIGDGYSAQEQQKFHSDAAEKWREITAVEPYATYQRLFNVWAVSAVSPESGVTGDPDQATVRHTALGSYFWCDGVERLLCVDEKAVERYAAKAPQADLVIVVANSAKYGGAGYNDVKSPLGYEGIATVAGGNAKSGQIAVHETGHSLGKLADEYAYDGQGTYQGDEPPAANLSTLTADRMLDQNTKWARWLGQSSPDGGTVGSYQGGGYYPTGLYRPTENSIMRSLGREFNLPGREAMIAGFYRHATPVTSPTPTDTWLTTADRLTVDLPVPGTVLRWYLDGREQVRLRGRTALDLDALHLTGPRSWPHLLTAVATDQTPSVADPALRTELTASLSWLVSR is encoded by the coding sequence GTGCACACCAGGACCAGCCGCACGGCCAGGACCGCATCCGCCCTGCTGACCGCCGCCCTCGCCGCGACCCTGCTCGGCGCCGCCCCCGCCTGGAGCGCACCCGCGCCGGCCGGACGAAGCGCACCGGCGGCGGACGGCCCCCGGCACCCGGTGGAGGCCTTCGCCGAGGACGGCGGCATCTCGCGCGCCACGGCCCCGACCGCCTCCCCCTACCTGGCCGCCCCCGCCGCCGGCCTCGCCGCGCCGAGCGGCGACGGCGAGGTCACCGCCCTGATCCGCAACGGCGACCCGGCCACCAAGCTGGACGTGGTGGTGATCGGCGACGGCTACTCCGCCCAGGAGCAGCAGAAGTTCCACAGCGACGCCGCCGAGAAGTGGCGCGAGATCACCGCCGTCGAGCCGTACGCCACCTACCAGCGCCTGTTCAACGTCTGGGCGGTGTCCGCCGTTTCGCCCGAGTCCGGCGTCACCGGTGATCCGGACCAGGCGACGGTACGGCACACCGCGCTCGGCTCCTACTTCTGGTGCGACGGCGTGGAGCGGCTGCTCTGCGTGGACGAGAAGGCGGTCGAGCGCTACGCCGCCAAGGCCCCGCAGGCGGACCTGGTGATCGTGGTGGCCAACAGCGCCAAGTACGGCGGCGCGGGCTACAACGACGTCAAGTCCCCGCTCGGCTACGAGGGCATCGCCACGGTGGCGGGCGGCAACGCCAAATCCGGGCAGATCGCGGTGCACGAGACCGGGCACTCGCTGGGCAAGCTCGCCGACGAGTACGCCTACGACGGCCAGGGCACCTACCAGGGCGACGAGCCGCCGGCGGCCAACCTCAGCACGCTGACCGCCGACCGGATGCTCGACCAGAACACCAAGTGGGCCCGCTGGCTGGGCCAGTCCTCGCCCGACGGCGGGACGGTCGGCAGCTACCAGGGCGGCGGTTACTACCCGACGGGGCTCTACCGGCCGACCGAGAACTCGATCATGCGCTCGCTCGGGCGGGAGTTCAACCTGCCCGGGCGGGAGGCGATGATCGCCGGCTTCTACCGCCACGCCACCCCGGTCACCAGCCCCACCCCCACCGACACCTGGCTCACCACCGCCGACCGGCTGACCGTCGACCTGCCGGTGCCCGGCACCGTGCTGCGCTGGTACCTGGACGGGCGCGAGCAGGTCCGGCTGCGCGGGCGCACCGCGCTCGACCTCGACGCACTGCACCTGACCGGCCCCCGCTCCTGGCCGCACCTGCTCACCGCCGTCGCCACCGACCAGACCCCATCGGTGGCGGACCCGGCGCTGCGGACGGAGCTGACTGCCAGCCTGTCGTGGCTGGTGAGCCGTTAG
- a CDS encoding alpha/beta hydrolase, whose translation MRKAIALLSAAAAVATLGGIVGPVASAVEPDGPDLVDTGQGKLVWSSCNDTATPALQCAMLEVPVDYADPRGRKIKIKLNRLPATAPKDKQQGPILLNPGGPGDSGLWMPAYISGQIPADVASTYDWIGFDPRGTNGSDPHVICDAHYFDAERPDYQPDQGTSKAWLKKAAGYAADCAADWSWLLPHMTTVDNARDLDSIRRALGVPKINFYGGSWGTSLGSTYGQLFPSHVRRMVLDSIVGPTISWYDHNVLQDQEHQRRFDAFADWTAKADSVYHLGTDAKAVEQAYYRVEDALRKEPADAAPATGKVGPAELEDTFYGGGYNFLRWPRMATVLSAYLTQHDTRPLSIAYNKYAAPGADDGAFPAYNAAQCTENAWPRDWEFWKKDQAKVNATAPFYTYNNMWYNAACMFWPYQGNPTGRLKITGKGLPPVLLFQATEDPATPYQGGLAMHDALPGSKLVVQNGGSFHEILFHGNACLDDTFTAYLRDGSLPQGKGRIAKTCAPEADPTPVYVTPPPATAKALTAAPAAPLPPTDPEAVRGVLR comes from the coding sequence ATGAGAAAAGCCATCGCCCTCCTCTCGGCCGCCGCGGCCGTGGCCACCCTCGGCGGGATCGTCGGTCCCGTCGCCTCCGCCGTCGAGCCCGACGGGCCCGACCTGGTCGACACCGGCCAGGGGAAGCTCGTCTGGAGCTCCTGCAACGACACCGCGACCCCGGCGCTCCAGTGCGCCATGCTCGAAGTGCCGGTGGACTACGCCGACCCGCGCGGTCGCAAGATCAAGATCAAGCTCAACCGGCTGCCCGCCACCGCGCCCAAGGACAAGCAGCAGGGCCCGATCCTGCTCAACCCCGGTGGCCCCGGCGACTCCGGGCTCTGGATGCCCGCCTACATCTCCGGCCAGATCCCGGCGGACGTCGCCTCGACCTACGACTGGATCGGCTTCGACCCGCGCGGCACCAACGGCAGCGACCCCCATGTGATCTGCGACGCCCACTACTTCGACGCCGAGCGCCCCGACTACCAGCCGGACCAGGGGACTTCGAAGGCCTGGCTGAAGAAGGCGGCCGGCTACGCCGCCGACTGTGCGGCCGACTGGTCCTGGCTGCTGCCGCACATGACCACCGTCGACAACGCCCGCGACCTGGACAGCATCCGCCGGGCGCTCGGCGTACCGAAGATCAACTTCTACGGCGGTTCCTGGGGCACCTCGCTCGGCTCCACCTACGGCCAGCTCTTCCCCTCGCACGTGCGCCGGATGGTGCTGGACAGCATCGTCGGCCCGACCATCAGCTGGTACGACCACAACGTCCTGCAGGACCAGGAACACCAGCGCCGCTTCGACGCCTTCGCCGACTGGACCGCCAAGGCCGACTCCGTCTACCACCTGGGCACCGACGCCAAGGCCGTCGAGCAGGCCTACTACCGGGTCGAGGACGCGCTGCGGAAGGAGCCGGCGGACGCCGCCCCGGCGACCGGCAAGGTCGGCCCCGCCGAACTCGAGGACACCTTCTACGGCGGCGGCTACAACTTCCTGCGCTGGCCCCGGATGGCCACCGTGCTCTCCGCGTACCTCACCCAGCACGACACCCGGCCGCTGAGCATCGCCTACAACAAGTACGCGGCCCCCGGCGCCGACGACGGCGCCTTCCCGGCCTACAACGCCGCCCAGTGCACCGAGAACGCCTGGCCGCGCGACTGGGAGTTCTGGAAGAAGGACCAGGCCAAGGTCAACGCCACCGCGCCCTTCTACACCTATAACAACATGTGGTACAACGCCGCCTGCATGTTCTGGCCCTACCAGGGCAACCCGACGGGCCGGCTGAAGATCACCGGCAAGGGCCTGCCCCCCGTCCTGCTCTTCCAGGCCACCGAGGACCCCGCCACCCCGTACCAGGGCGGCCTCGCCATGCACGACGCGCTGCCCGGCTCCAAGCTGGTCGTCCAGAACGGCGGCAGCTTCCACGAGATCCTCTTCCACGGCAACGCCTGCCTGGACGACACCTTCACCGCCTACCTACGCGACGGCAGCCTGCCCCAGGGCAAGGGACGGATCGCCAAGACCTGCGCCCCCGAGGCCGATCCGACCCCGGTGTACGTGACCCCGCCGCCCGCCACCGCGAAGGCACTGACGGCCGCCCCGGCCGCCCCGCTCCCGCCCACCGACCCGGAGGCCGTGCGCGGCGTCCTTCGCTAG
- a CDS encoding PH domain-containing protein, whose protein sequence is MSKGGRDVVRLGFMQQRGELIGVSSMVALVVAIVLTETETAETGAVFLVMAAIVAVAAFAAPHAYWLRADEDGLTLVRLLVPRRYAWADVRGLAMELGRDEENDGHHLTLRLRLAEPPGRFWGPRLGRIDVTEQDTPEGVPPRALAELFAVFGEHELTVDLPEFADEVLRVRGLPRLPPRPVWTPPVEGAPGPERAYAGAPEIEDERGDLEVLGKAVKRRIRLSREYLLRRAALSDRVFLRDGDGLALAIALRAAGQLVAHDQIEVEGDRRHYVRQQYRSWRTLNP, encoded by the coding sequence GTGTCGAAGGGGGGACGGGACGTGGTGCGGCTGGGGTTCATGCAGCAACGGGGGGAGTTGATCGGCGTCAGCTCCATGGTGGCGCTGGTCGTGGCGATCGTCCTCACCGAGACGGAGACGGCCGAGACCGGAGCGGTCTTCCTGGTCATGGCGGCGATCGTCGCCGTCGCGGCCTTCGCGGCGCCCCACGCGTACTGGCTGCGCGCGGACGAGGACGGGCTCACCCTGGTGCGGCTGCTCGTACCGCGCCGCTACGCCTGGGCGGACGTCCGGGGGCTGGCGATGGAACTCGGCCGGGACGAGGAGAACGACGGCCACCACCTCACCCTGCGGCTGCGCCTCGCCGAGCCGCCCGGCCGGTTCTGGGGCCCGCGCCTCGGCCGGATCGACGTCACCGAGCAGGACACCCCGGAGGGCGTCCCGCCCCGGGCCCTGGCCGAGCTCTTCGCCGTCTTCGGCGAACACGAACTGACCGTCGACCTCCCGGAGTTCGCCGATGAGGTGCTCAGGGTGCGCGGCCTGCCGCGGCTGCCGCCGAGGCCGGTGTGGACCCCGCCGGTCGAGGGGGCACCCGGACCGGAGCGGGCCTACGCGGGCGCGCCGGAGATCGAGGACGAGCGGGGTGACCTCGAGGTACTGGGGAAGGCCGTCAAACGGCGGATCCGGCTCAGCCGCGAGTACCTGCTGCGCCGCGCGGCGCTGTCCGACCGGGTGTTCCTGCGCGACGGGGACGGCCTGGCGCTGGCGATCGCCCTGCGGGCGGCGGGGCAGCTGGTGGCGCACGACCAGATCGAGGTCGAGGGCGACCGGCGCCACTACGTGCGCCAGCAGTACCGGAGTTGGCGCACCCTCAATCCTTAG
- a CDS encoding TIGR01777 family oxidoreductase encodes MKIVIPGGSGALGNLLDHSLTAAGHQVVVLSRRPAGPRQVGWDGRTPAAWTAEIDGSDAVINLAGRSVNCRYTPENQRAMMDSRVDSTRAVGRAIAAARRPPAVWLQMSTATVYAHRHDAPNDELTGRIGGSEPDAPASWRYSIDIARAWEDAQTRADTPHTRRLALRTAVVLGPERGGALDSLSWLARLGLGGPIAGGAQYVSWIHERDFARAVEFLIEHEELSGPVNLAAPNPLPQREFMRELRARWGMPMGLPAARWMAELGAFALRSESELLLKSRRVVPTRLLGAGFAFAYPEWPQAARDLVRRLRGH; translated from the coding sequence ATGAAGATCGTCATCCCCGGCGGCTCCGGCGCGCTCGGGAACCTGCTCGACCACAGCCTGACGGCCGCCGGCCACCAGGTCGTGGTGCTGAGCCGACGGCCCGCCGGGCCCCGCCAGGTCGGCTGGGACGGCCGCACCCCGGCCGCCTGGACGGCGGAGATCGACGGCAGCGACGCCGTGATCAACCTGGCCGGGCGCAGCGTCAACTGCCGCTACACGCCGGAGAACCAGCGGGCCATGATGGACTCCCGGGTGGACTCCACCCGGGCCGTCGGCCGGGCGATCGCCGCCGCCCGCAGGCCGCCCGCCGTCTGGCTGCAGATGAGCACCGCCACCGTCTACGCCCACCGCCACGACGCGCCCAACGACGAGCTGACCGGGCGGATCGGCGGCAGCGAACCCGACGCCCCGGCCTCCTGGCGGTACAGCATCGACATCGCCCGGGCCTGGGAGGACGCCCAGACCCGGGCCGACACCCCGCACACCCGCCGCCTCGCGCTGCGCACCGCCGTCGTCCTCGGCCCCGAGCGCGGCGGCGCCCTGGACTCGCTGTCCTGGCTGGCCCGGCTCGGCCTCGGCGGGCCGATCGCGGGCGGCGCGCAGTACGTGTCCTGGATCCACGAGCGGGACTTCGCCCGCGCCGTCGAGTTCCTGATCGAGCACGAGGAGCTCAGCGGTCCGGTCAACCTCGCCGCCCCGAACCCGCTGCCGCAGCGGGAGTTCATGCGCGAGCTGCGCGCGCGTTGGGGCATGCCGATGGGGCTGCCCGCCGCGCGCTGGATGGCGGAGCTCGGCGCCTTCGCCCTCCGCTCGGAGAGCGAACTGCTGCTGAAGAGCCGCCGGGTGGTGCCCACCCGGCTGCTGGGGGCGGGCTTCGCCTTCGCGTACCCGGAGTGGCCGCAGGCCGCCCGCGACCTGGTGCGGCGGCTGCGCGGGCACTGA
- a CDS encoding rhodanese-like domain-containing protein: MRRGARLTVHTPHEQLTGGQPPLVVDVRTADEREAGAVPGSLHLPLAELPARHRELPTDRRLVLHRAGGSRSSIAAGLPRRDGVNPSPMKPVVIRRAEPGRR, from the coding sequence ATGCGCCGGGGCGCCCGGCTCACCGTCCACACCCCGCACGAGCAACTCACGGGCGGGCAGCCGCCGTTGGTCGTCGACGTGCGCACCGCCGACGAGCGGGAGGCCGGCGCCGTCCCCGGCTCCCTCCACCTCCCGCTCGCCGAACTCCCCGCCCGCCACCGCGAACTGCCGACCGACCGCCGCCTCGTCCTGCACCGCGCCGGCGGCAGCCGCTCGTCCATCGCCGCCGGCCTGCCGCGCCGCGACGGAGTGAACCCCTCCCCGATGAAGCCCGTTGTCATCCGCCGCGCCGAGCCGGGGAGGCGCTGA
- a CDS encoding AraC family transcriptional regulator, with the protein MAPKVASGWRGPLRAGIDAHRHDDHQIAYAARGVVAVTTDAGSWVAPGNRALWIPAGTVHAHQAHGRLELHLVGLPATENPLGLHRPTVLAVGPLLRELIVAYTRAPEEDSPERSRLRAVLLDQLRASLQQPLHLPTPGTPLLRSLCALLYADPADGRTLAELGRAVGASDRTLSRLFRADLGMAFPQWRTQLRLHHALVLLAEEQPVTAVAHRCGWSSASAFIDVFRRTFGHTPGRAGGPPDQRPAR; encoded by the coding sequence ATCGCTCCCAAGGTCGCGAGCGGGTGGCGCGGGCCGTTGCGCGCCGGGATCGACGCCCACCGCCACGACGACCACCAGATCGCCTACGCCGCCCGCGGCGTGGTCGCCGTCACCACCGACGCCGGCTCCTGGGTCGCCCCCGGCAACCGGGCGCTCTGGATCCCGGCCGGCACCGTCCACGCCCACCAGGCGCACGGCCGGCTCGAACTGCACCTCGTCGGCCTGCCCGCCACCGAGAACCCGCTCGGCCTCCACCGGCCCACCGTGCTCGCCGTCGGCCCGCTGCTGCGCGAACTGATCGTCGCCTACACCCGCGCCCCGGAGGAGGACAGCCCCGAACGCTCCCGGCTGCGCGCCGTCCTGCTCGACCAACTGCGCGCCTCGCTCCAGCAGCCGCTCCACCTGCCCACGCCCGGCACCCCGCTGCTGCGGTCCCTGTGCGCGCTGCTGTACGCCGACCCCGCCGACGGCCGCACCCTCGCCGAACTCGGCCGGGCGGTCGGCGCCAGTGACCGGACGCTCTCCCGGCTCTTCCGCGCCGACCTCGGCATGGCCTTCCCCCAGTGGCGCACCCAGCTGCGGCTGCACCACGCCCTGGTGCTGCTCGCCGAGGAGCAGCCGGTCACCGCCGTCGCCCACCGCTGCGGCTGGTCCTCCGCCAGCGCCTTCATCGACGTCTTCCGCCGCACCTTCGGCCACACCCCGGGCCGTGCCGGCGGTCCCCCCGACCAGCGTCCGGCACGCTGA
- a CDS encoding SOS response-associated peptidase has translation MCGRFVSTTTPQDLVSLLGELRWDPAETLAPSWNVAPTDPVPAVLERLDRDTGEVLRQLRPLRWGLVPSWSKDPSGGARMINARSETVDIKPAFRKAFTARRCVIPADGYYEWREVPATADRKKYKQPYFLSTGSVMLMAGLYEFWRDPTRPDDDPLAWLATTTVITTDATDSAGRVHDRMPLTIAPDDLSTWLSPGHTDPAELHHLLRRPADGALRVRAVPPTVNSVRNNGPELLDTAPDPLGLAD, from the coding sequence ATGTGCGGCCGCTTCGTCTCCACCACCACGCCCCAGGACCTCGTCTCGCTGCTCGGAGAGCTCCGGTGGGACCCGGCCGAAACCCTCGCGCCGAGCTGGAACGTCGCCCCCACCGACCCGGTCCCGGCCGTCCTGGAACGCCTCGACCGGGACACCGGCGAGGTGCTGCGCCAGCTCCGTCCGCTGCGCTGGGGCCTCGTCCCGTCCTGGTCCAAGGACCCGTCCGGCGGCGCCCGCATGATCAACGCCCGCTCGGAGACCGTCGACATCAAGCCCGCCTTCCGCAAGGCCTTCACCGCCCGGCGCTGCGTCATCCCCGCCGACGGCTACTACGAGTGGCGCGAAGTGCCCGCCACCGCCGACCGCAAGAAGTACAAGCAGCCGTACTTCCTCAGCACCGGCAGCGTGATGCTGATGGCCGGCCTGTACGAGTTCTGGCGCGACCCCACCCGCCCCGACGACGACCCGCTCGCCTGGCTCGCCACCACCACCGTCATCACCACCGACGCCACCGACTCCGCCGGGCGCGTCCACGACCGGATGCCGCTCACCATCGCCCCCGACGACCTCTCCACCTGGCTCTCCCCCGGCCACACCGACCCGGCCGAGCTCCACCACCTGCTGCGCCGCCCCGCCGACGGCGCCCTACGGGTGCGCGCCGTCCCACCCACCGTCAACAGCGTGCGCAACAACGGCCCCGAACTGCTCGACACCGCCCCGGACCCACTGGGCCTCGCGGACTGA